One Halovivax ruber XH-70 genomic region harbors:
- a CDS encoding 50S ribosomal protein L37ae, with protein MAENTKGTVGSAGRFGARYGRVARRRIADIESDMEHATVDGDDVKRVGTGIWKNEETGETFTGGAYRPETPAGKTVTRSIRAALATDGDDEE; from the coding sequence ATGGCCGAGAACACCAAAGGGACTGTCGGCAGTGCTGGCCGCTTCGGCGCTCGATACGGCCGCGTCGCCCGCCGACGCATCGCAGACATCGAGTCGGACATGGAGCACGCGACGGTCGACGGCGACGACGTCAAGCGCGTCGGGACCGGCATCTGGAAGAACGAAGAGACCGGCGAGACGTTCACCGGCGGTGCCTACCGCCCGGAGACGCCGGCCGGCAAGACCGTCACCCGATCGATCCGCGCGGCACTCGCAACCGACGGCGACGACGAGGAGTAA
- a CDS encoding GMP synthase subunit A: protein MTKIVVVDNHGQFTHLEQRALRDLGVESELIDNDTPPGEIDADGVVLSGGPDMDRIGQSPAYLDGDVPVLGICLGMQLMATELGGTVGSGEYGGYADVTVDIVDDEDPLVGSLAPETRVWASHADEVTGLPDGFVRTATSDVCAIEAMSDPDRELFGVQWHPEVAHTEAGDVVFENFVDVCESQ, encoded by the coding sequence ATGACGAAGATCGTGGTCGTCGACAACCACGGCCAGTTCACACATCTCGAGCAACGCGCACTACGAGATCTCGGCGTCGAATCCGAGTTGATCGACAACGACACCCCACCGGGCGAGATCGACGCCGACGGCGTCGTCCTCTCCGGCGGCCCCGACATGGACCGCATCGGACAGAGTCCGGCCTATCTCGACGGCGACGTTCCGGTCCTCGGTATCTGCCTCGGCATGCAGCTCATGGCCACCGAGCTCGGCGGTACCGTCGGCAGCGGCGAGTACGGCGGCTACGCCGACGTCACGGTCGACATCGTCGACGACGAGGATCCGCTCGTCGGCTCGCTCGCCCCGGAAACCCGCGTCTGGGCGAGCCACGCCGACGAGGTGACGGGCCTCCCGGACGGCTTCGTCCGAACGGCGACCAGCGACGTATGCGCCATCGAGGCGATGAGCGATCCCGATCGAGAACTCTTCGGCGTCCAGTGGCACCCCGAAGTCGCTCACACCGAAGCGGGAGACGTCGTCTTCGAGAACTTCGTCGACGTCTGCGAATCGCAGTAA
- the mre11 gene encoding DNA double-strand break repair protein Mre11, translating into MTRVIHTGDTHIGYQQYNSPERRTDFLSAFRAVTEDASDDDVDAVIHAGDLFHDRRPGLVDLQGTIDVLRSLDQSGIPFLAIVGNHETKRDAQWLDLFADLGLATRLGRDPVVVDDVAFYGLDYVPESRRDALTYDFAPVPDEASSTALVAHGLFEPFAHATWDTEAVLDESSVDFDAVLLGDNHAPGTETVTDTWVTYCGSTERASAAERDARGYNLVSFEDDVSIRRRAISGTREFVFVDVELAADEGADRVRERLSQHDVDGAVVIVTIEGDGEPISPAPIEEYALDRGALVARANDRRDLPDEADELQVSFADPDAAVTDRLRDLDLSPGALTIDATVRDDTVADSTVRETVERRVRDALHADGLDFTEHPSIGGADVEDSSSPTEGDDTEGDSPQEPTPAATSEHADSPNERDHDGDNPSTSAETPAAAESDDGVETADDSVDGERADETAVSSDIEPAGGISEDRDAAPEREPDSDVDTDGEPDRVAAAEEEVDSDDGGSGDDSQVSIGDFA; encoded by the coding sequence ATGACACGGGTGATTCACACGGGCGACACCCACATCGGGTATCAACAGTACAATTCGCCCGAGCGCCGGACGGACTTTCTCTCCGCGTTCAGGGCCGTCACCGAGGATGCGAGCGACGACGATGTCGACGCCGTGATTCACGCCGGGGACCTCTTTCACGACCGCCGTCCCGGCCTCGTCGATCTGCAGGGAACCATCGATGTGCTCAGGTCACTCGACCAGTCGGGGATTCCATTTCTCGCTATCGTCGGCAACCACGAGACCAAGCGTGACGCCCAGTGGCTCGACCTCTTCGCCGATCTCGGCCTGGCGACGCGCCTCGGACGGGACCCGGTCGTCGTCGACGACGTCGCGTTCTACGGACTCGATTACGTCCCGGAATCCCGCCGAGACGCCCTCACGTACGATTTTGCTCCCGTTCCGGACGAGGCGTCTTCGACCGCCCTCGTCGCACACGGCCTCTTCGAACCGTTCGCGCACGCGACGTGGGACACCGAAGCCGTCCTCGACGAATCGTCCGTCGACTTCGATGCGGTTTTGCTCGGCGACAATCACGCCCCCGGAACCGAGACGGTCACGGACACCTGGGTGACCTACTGTGGCTCGACCGAACGGGCGAGCGCCGCCGAGCGAGACGCCCGTGGCTACAACCTCGTCTCGTTCGAGGACGACGTCTCAATCCGTCGACGAGCGATCTCCGGCACCCGTGAGTTCGTCTTCGTCGACGTCGAACTGGCCGCCGACGAGGGGGCCGACCGCGTCCGCGAACGCCTCTCCCAGCACGACGTCGACGGCGCCGTCGTCATCGTGACGATCGAGGGCGACGGCGAACCGATCTCGCCGGCACCGATCGAGGAGTACGCCCTGGACCGGGGCGCGCTCGTGGCCAGGGCGAACGATCGTCGTGATTTGCCGGACGAGGCGGACGAACTCCAGGTGTCGTTCGCCGACCCGGACGCCGCCGTCACGGACCGCCTCCGCGACCTCGACCTCTCCCCGGGCGCACTCACGATCGATGCGACCGTCCGCGACGACACCGTCGCCGACTCCACCGTTCGGGAGACCGTCGAACGACGCGTTCGGGACGCCCTGCACGCAGATGGCCTCGACTTCACCGAGCACCCGTCGATCGGTGGCGCCGACGTCGAAGACAGTTCCTCCCCGACGGAGGGCGACGACACCGAAGGCGATTCACCGCAAGAACCGACGCCAGCTGCGACGTCTGAGCACGCTGACTCACCGAACGAGCGTGACCACGACGGAGATAACCCGTCGACGTCGGCCGAGACACCAGCGGCTGCCGAGAGCGATGATGGGGTGGAAACTGCAGATGATTCCGTTGATGGCGAGAGGGCTGACGAGACTGCTGTGAGCAGCGACATCGAACCTGCCGGTGGCATCTCCGAGGATCGTGACGCCGCTCCCGAGAGGGAGCCGGATAGCGACGTCGATACCGACGGGGAACCGGATCGCGTGGCCGCTGCCGAGGAAGAGGTGGATAGCGACGACGGTGGCTCCGGAGACGACAGCCAGGTCTCGATCGGTGATTTCGCATGA
- a CDS encoding DUF3194 domain-containing protein: MPTADPDAAGEPTDETVVETAADAAEGIIFDRYKQSSVSDMDVTVTFEEGVLEVDVYLNAPDDEADPDVVADEAARTAQSAVDDLFADAS, translated from the coding sequence ATGCCCACCGCAGATCCGGACGCGGCCGGCGAACCGACCGACGAAACCGTCGTCGAGACAGCAGCCGACGCCGCAGAGGGGATCATCTTCGACCGGTACAAGCAGTCTTCGGTCAGTGATATGGACGTGACGGTCACCTTCGAGGAGGGCGTCCTCGAGGTTGACGTCTATCTGAATGCACCCGACGACGAAGCCGATCCGGACGTCGTCGCCGACGAGGCGGCGCGCACGGCGCAGTCGGCCGTCGACGATCTGTTCGCGGACGCGTCGTAG
- a CDS encoding DUF7322 domain-containing protein, with protein MGLDDFNFEPSSAEPEEWDPEADLYDPDADGITIPQVSTDPSEVDPEISRAFWTIVLVVNAALLFVSLGPMLWFFLGWVQEGITLVVGGVALFGLAYYRYRRFMANAPDQNDDTDGDNTVKQHSSETRASDESGAVDPDRTSASGDGPADERADDETPTTTDTERP; from the coding sequence GTGGGTCTGGACGACTTCAACTTCGAGCCGAGTTCGGCCGAACCCGAGGAGTGGGACCCGGAGGCGGACCTCTACGACCCAGACGCCGACGGGATCACCATCCCACAGGTTTCGACCGACCCCTCCGAAGTCGATCCCGAAATCTCTCGGGCGTTCTGGACCATCGTCCTCGTCGTCAACGCCGCGCTCCTGTTCGTCTCGCTCGGCCCGATGCTGTGGTTCTTCCTGGGCTGGGTACAGGAGGGTATCACACTCGTCGTCGGCGGGGTAGCGCTCTTCGGACTCGCCTACTATCGCTACCGTCGGTTCATGGCGAACGCACCGGACCAGAACGATGACACAGACGGAGACAATACAGTAAAACAGCATTCGTCCGAAACACGGGCAAGCGACGAGTCGGGAGCAGTTGACCCTGACAGGACATCGGCAAGCGGTGACGGACCGGCCGACGAACGGGCAGACGACGAGACACCGACGACCACGGACACAGAACGACCATGA
- a CDS encoding DUF7346 family protein, giving the protein MKPVRSDDGTHYLLVKRSDEASLVRDPVTGNECYVRNDRLEAADETSALETAARAVPAPLRRLVRAVHDDRSLGLVVTLADRGPLSVRTLVDETTYCESDLAGVLASLTAADVITDTDVAGEPAYDVPTETADALSTLRTAVDPDTDGR; this is encoded by the coding sequence ATGAAACCCGTTCGATCCGACGACGGCACCCACTATCTCCTCGTAAAACGCTCCGACGAGGCGAGTCTCGTTCGTGATCCCGTCACTGGCAACGAGTGTTACGTCAGAAACGATCGGCTGGAGGCAGCCGACGAGACGAGTGCGCTCGAGACGGCCGCCCGCGCAGTTCCAGCGCCACTCCGGCGACTCGTCCGGGCAGTGCACGACGATCGGTCCCTCGGACTGGTCGTCACCCTCGCCGATCGCGGCCCACTCTCCGTCCGGACCCTCGTCGACGAGACGACGTACTGCGAGAGCGACCTCGCCGGCGTGCTGGCGTCGCTCACGGCAGCCGACGTCATCACCGACACCGACGTCGCTGGCGAACCTGCCTACGACGTCCCAACCGAAACGGCGGACGCCCTCTCGACGCTTCGAACGGCAGTCGATCCCGATACCGACGGCCGATAG
- a CDS encoding DNA-directed RNA polymerase subunit P gives MAYKCSRCKRDVTLDEYGGVRCPYCGHRVLLKERSRDVKEVSVE, from the coding sequence ATGGCGTACAAGTGCTCTCGTTGCAAGCGCGACGTCACGCTCGACGAGTACGGCGGCGTCCGCTGTCCGTACTGCGGCCACCGCGTGCTGCTGAAAGAGCGCAGCCGCGACGTCAAAGAAGTCTCCGTCGAGTGA
- a CDS encoding prefoldin subunit beta, whose translation MQGNLPPEAQEKIEELQGLQETAQTVAVQKQEAESGLQEAETALDELDEIDEDTTMYRQIGDLFVETEFDEAESELEEKVSNLEIRLETLEKQEDRVQQQFESLQEELEGLLGGGMGGPAGPGGPGAGGA comes from the coding sequence ATGCAGGGTAACTTGCCGCCGGAAGCACAGGAGAAAATCGAAGAGCTGCAGGGCCTGCAGGAGACGGCCCAGACCGTCGCCGTCCAGAAGCAGGAAGCCGAGTCGGGTCTGCAGGAGGCCGAGACTGCCCTCGACGAACTCGACGAGATCGACGAGGACACGACGATGTACCGCCAGATCGGTGACCTCTTCGTCGAGACCGAGTTCGACGAGGCCGAATCCGAGCTCGAAGAGAAGGTTTCCAACCTCGAGATTCGACTGGAGACACTCGAGAAACAGGAAGACCGCGTCCAGCAGCAGTTCGAGAGCCTGCAGGAGGAACTCGAAGGACTGCTCGGCGGCGGCATGGGCGGCCCGGCCGGTCCGGGCGGCCCGGGCGCTGGCGGCGCGTAA
- a CDS encoding DUF7331 family protein — protein sequence MSTRANDDTTDDETSLELRSTAPSIESYETEDGIVFYDAENPLAWVETDRTLYLDELV from the coding sequence GTGTCCACCCGTGCGAACGACGACACGACGGACGACGAGACGTCGCTCGAACTGCGATCGACCGCGCCCAGCATCGAGTCCTACGAGACCGAAGACGGGATCGTCTTCTACGACGCGGAGAATCCTCTCGCCTGGGTAGAGACGGACCGGACACTGTACCTCGACGAGCTCGTCTAG
- the rad50 gene encoding DNA double-strand break repair ATPase Rad50: MRVTDVRLENFKCYEEADLDLSSGITVVHGVNGSGKSTLLEAIFFALYGSKALDDRTLDDVVTTGAETTAVELGFTHEGEAYRIERRLKRRDERTSTTKCVLDGPDGTVDGARDVRGYVTSLLRMDATAFVNCAYVRQGEVNKLIHASPAERQDMIDDLLQLGALEAYRERANEARLGVSDVLDEVRGEAATLDEQIEDKRDADLHDRLNELETKRGDVEEDIEHFEAQRERAVETRDDAREVLETHEERRAEIESLDEEIESLQAKIEATESDRTDASERIADLDSTRSDLETRRTSILSDLSIEDVTAIEDRLDELDERDDDLGDELADVRVSISETSGAVDQHEEKAEALADDATEAREQAAELEADIEAARETIEERESALADLDDEIEDERAAFEDVPIEFGDAATHRDELRECADELAAEIADLVAERTALESAIEDAEALLEACKCPECGQPVEGAPHVSDLSDRRAKLESLESELAELREEQSDLEERIERAESLRESEQAVERLRDNRETTEQLLSEKRESVAEKVDQCEQLRADAEEAEREAERHREQATERAADVEEHRSRLGEINAKRADLRSERESLETAQELSAQIEDCEETIERLRERRADWETMNDERREQLSTARDRRAELEAALDEERLETATEDLERAEEYIEQVDEKLETLRERRSELQSAIGAVENELEELESLVDRREAVEQRLESLAEVYDEAETLQETYATLRSELRQRNVETLDRLLNETFDLVYQNDTYAGIDLDGSYQLTVYQKDGAALDPEQLSGGERALFNLSLRCAIYRLLAEGVEGAGPLPPLILDEPTVFLDAGHVGQLITLVETMRDLGVEQILLVSHDEELVGAADELVHVETDPTTNRSSLSKRAHLDQLPMGAD; encoded by the coding sequence ATGAGGGTGACCGACGTTCGGCTCGAGAACTTCAAGTGTTACGAGGAGGCCGATCTGGACCTCTCGTCCGGCATCACCGTCGTCCACGGTGTCAACGGCAGCGGCAAGTCGACGTTGCTGGAGGCCATCTTCTTCGCCCTCTACGGGTCGAAGGCCCTCGACGACCGGACGCTGGACGACGTGGTGACGACCGGTGCCGAGACGACTGCGGTCGAACTCGGATTCACACACGAAGGGGAGGCGTATCGAATCGAACGCCGGCTCAAACGCCGGGACGAACGGACGAGCACCACGAAGTGTGTCCTCGACGGGCCCGACGGAACTGTCGACGGTGCTCGTGACGTTCGAGGTTACGTCACGTCGCTCCTCCGGATGGACGCGACGGCGTTCGTCAACTGCGCGTACGTCCGCCAGGGTGAGGTGAACAAGCTCATCCACGCGTCGCCGGCCGAGCGCCAGGACATGATCGACGACCTCCTCCAGCTCGGGGCGCTCGAAGCCTATCGCGAACGGGCGAACGAGGCTCGACTCGGTGTCTCGGACGTTCTGGACGAGGTCCGCGGCGAGGCGGCGACGCTCGACGAGCAGATCGAGGACAAGCGCGATGCGGACCTCCACGACCGCCTCAACGAACTCGAGACGAAGCGAGGCGACGTCGAGGAAGACATCGAGCACTTCGAGGCCCAGCGCGAGCGCGCCGTCGAGACCAGAGACGACGCACGCGAGGTCCTCGAAACGCACGAAGAACGCCGAGCGGAGATCGAGTCACTCGACGAGGAGATCGAATCGCTGCAGGCGAAGATCGAGGCGACCGAATCCGACCGGACGGACGCCTCGGAGCGAATCGCCGATCTCGACTCGACTCGATCGGACCTCGAAACGCGTCGCACATCGATCCTCTCCGACCTGTCGATCGAGGACGTGACGGCGATCGAGGACCGCCTGGACGAACTCGACGAACGGGACGATGACCTCGGCGACGAACTGGCGGACGTTCGCGTCTCCATCTCCGAGACGAGTGGCGCGGTCGACCAGCACGAGGAGAAAGCGGAGGCACTCGCGGACGACGCGACCGAGGCTCGCGAGCAGGCCGCTGAACTGGAGGCGGACATCGAGGCGGCACGGGAGACGATCGAGGAACGTGAGTCGGCACTTGCGGATCTGGACGACGAGATCGAGGACGAACGGGCCGCGTTCGAGGACGTCCCGATCGAGTTCGGCGACGCGGCGACGCACCGTGATGAGCTTCGAGAGTGTGCGGACGAACTCGCCGCGGAGATCGCGGACCTCGTCGCCGAGCGAACGGCTCTCGAAAGCGCAATCGAGGATGCCGAGGCGCTCCTCGAAGCGTGCAAGTGTCCCGAGTGTGGCCAGCCCGTGGAGGGCGCGCCACACGTCTCAGATCTCTCGGATCGACGGGCGAAATTGGAGTCACTGGAGTCGGAACTCGCCGAGTTGCGCGAGGAACAGTCCGATCTCGAGGAACGGATCGAGCGTGCGGAATCGTTACGCGAGTCGGAGCAGGCGGTCGAACGCCTTCGGGACAACCGCGAGACGACCGAACAGCTGCTGTCCGAGAAACGCGAGTCGGTCGCGGAGAAAGTTGATCAGTGTGAGCAACTTCGGGCGGACGCCGAGGAGGCCGAACGCGAGGCCGAACGCCATCGTGAGCAGGCGACCGAACGAGCGGCCGACGTCGAGGAACACCGGAGTCGACTCGGCGAGATCAATGCGAAGCGAGCCGACCTCCGCTCCGAGCGCGAGTCGCTCGAGACGGCACAGGAACTATCGGCGCAGATCGAGGACTGCGAGGAGACGATCGAGCGACTTCGGGAACGGCGCGCCGACTGGGAGACGATGAACGACGAGCGTCGCGAGCAGCTGTCGACCGCACGCGATCGTCGCGCGGAACTCGAGGCCGCCCTCGACGAGGAGCGACTGGAGACGGCGACCGAGGACCTAGAACGGGCCGAGGAGTACATCGAGCAGGTCGACGAGAAACTCGAGACGCTACGCGAGCGCCGCTCCGAGCTGCAGAGTGCGATCGGGGCGGTCGAGAACGAACTCGAGGAACTCGAATCACTCGTCGATCGCCGGGAAGCGGTCGAGCAGCGGCTCGAATCGCTGGCGGAAGTGTACGACGAGGCCGAAACCCTCCAGGAGACCTACGCGACGCTGCGGAGCGAGCTGCGCCAGCGCAACGTCGAGACGCTCGACCGGCTCCTGAACGAGACGTTCGATCTCGTCTACCAGAACGATACGTACGCGGGAATCGATCTCGACGGCTCCTACCAGTTGACCGTCTACCAGAAAGACGGCGCTGCGCTCGATCCCGAGCAACTCTCCGGTGGCGAACGAGCCCTCTTCAACCTCAGTCTGCGATGTGCGATCTACCGGCTCCTCGCGGAAGGTGTCGAGGGAGCTGGCCCGTTGCCGCCACTCATCCTCGACGAACCGACCGTCTTCCTGGACGCCGGGCACGTCGGCCAACTCATCACGCTCGTCGAGACGATGCGCGATCTCGGTGTCGAACAGATTCTCCTCGTCAGCCACGACGAAGAACTCGTCGGCGCGGCCGACGAACTCGTCCACGTGGAGACGGACCCGACGACGAACCGGTCGTCACTGTCGAAGCGCGCTCACCTCGATCAACTACCGATGGGCGCAGATTGA
- a CDS encoding MarR family transcriptional regulator, producing the protein MSASEAVQADTDPHGSWDDVRELPPSAKLVAKVLEYNDTMSQQQLAEETLLPARTVRYAISRLEEANVVDSRFSFTDARKRLYTLAIDA; encoded by the coding sequence ATGAGTGCATCAGAGGCTGTCCAGGCCGACACTGACCCGCATGGAAGCTGGGACGACGTCCGAGAGTTACCACCGAGCGCGAAGCTCGTCGCGAAGGTGCTCGAGTACAACGACACGATGTCCCAGCAGCAACTCGCTGAGGAAACCCTCCTGCCCGCACGGACCGTTCGATACGCGATCAGCCGACTCGAAGAGGCGAACGTGGTCGACTCGCGGTTCTCGTTCACTGACGCCCGAAAACGTCTCTACACGCTGGCTATCGACGCCTGA
- a CDS encoding KEOPS complex subunit Pcc1 codes for MTERVHETTLSFSYSSASRARLVARSVEQEVGAIDDERSATRLTRDGPTVELTIDAADLTALRAAANTWLTLVDVAEQTQSIAAAD; via the coding sequence GTGACCGAGCGCGTTCACGAGACGACGCTCTCGTTTTCCTATTCGTCGGCGAGTCGCGCTCGACTCGTCGCCCGGAGTGTCGAGCAGGAAGTCGGTGCAATCGACGACGAGCGTTCAGCAACGCGGCTCACCAGGGACGGACCTACGGTCGAACTCACGATCGATGCCGCGGATCTCACGGCCCTGCGTGCGGCCGCGAACACCTGGCTCACGCTCGTCGACGTCGCCGAACAGACCCAGTCGATCGCAGCGGCCGACTGA
- the pan1 gene encoding proteasome-activating nucleotidase Pan1: MTDTVDDVDLPYEDETSKQEKIQTLEERLEILESQNEEMRDKLLDANAENNKYQQKLERLSHENKKLKQSPLFVATVQEITDEGVVIKQHGNNQEALTEVTEEMREELTPDDRVAVNNSLSIVKSLSSETDVRARVMEVTESPEVGYEDIGGLEDQLQEVRETVEMPLDRPEMFDDVGIQPPSGVLLYGPPGTGKTMLAKAVANKTDATFIKMAGSELVHKFIGEGAKLVRDLFEVAREHEPAVLFIDEIDAIAAKRTESKTSGDAEVQRTMMQLLSEMDGFEDRGDIRIIAATNRFDMLDRAILRPGRFDRLIEVPKPDAEGRELIFEIHTRDMNVADDVDFAELATLAEEASGADVKAICTEAGMFAIRDDRTEIRMEDFRSAWEKVNAESDGVADVSKTFA; encoded by the coding sequence ATGACCGACACGGTGGACGACGTCGATCTTCCATACGAAGACGAGACGTCCAAACAAGAGAAGATACAAACACTCGAGGAACGCCTGGAGATTCTCGAATCCCAGAACGAGGAGATGCGGGACAAACTCCTCGACGCGAACGCAGAGAACAACAAGTACCAGCAGAAACTGGAGCGACTCAGCCACGAGAACAAGAAGCTCAAACAGTCGCCGCTGTTCGTCGCGACCGTCCAGGAGATCACCGACGAAGGCGTCGTCATCAAACAGCACGGCAACAATCAAGAGGCGCTCACAGAAGTCACGGAAGAGATGCGTGAGGAACTCACGCCGGACGACCGGGTCGCGGTCAACAACTCGCTCTCGATCGTCAAATCGCTCTCGAGCGAGACCGACGTCCGCGCCCGCGTGATGGAAGTGACCGAGAGTCCGGAGGTCGGCTACGAGGATATCGGCGGCCTCGAAGACCAGCTCCAGGAGGTCCGCGAGACGGTCGAGATGCCCCTCGACCGACCAGAGATGTTCGACGACGTCGGCATCCAGCCACCGTCAGGCGTACTGCTGTACGGCCCGCCGGGTACCGGCAAGACGATGCTCGCCAAAGCCGTCGCGAACAAGACCGACGCGACGTTCATCAAGATGGCCGGCTCCGAACTCGTCCACAAGTTCATCGGCGAAGGAGCCAAACTCGTCCGCGACCTCTTCGAAGTGGCCCGCGAACACGAACCCGCCGTCCTCTTCATCGACGAGATCGACGCCATCGCCGCCAAACGAACGGAGTCGAAGACCTCGGGCGACGCCGAGGTCCAGCGGACGATGATGCAACTGCTCTCGGAGATGGACGGCTTCGAAGATCGTGGCGACATCCGCATCATCGCCGCGACGAATCGCTTCGACATGCTCGATCGCGCGATCCTGCGCCCCGGGCGCTTCGATCGTCTCATCGAGGTGCCAAAGCCCGACGCCGAGGGACGCGAACTGATCTTCGAGATCCACACGCGCGACATGAACGTCGCCGACGACGTCGACTTCGCGGAGCTGGCCACACTCGCCGAGGAAGCCTCCGGGGCCGACGTCAAGGCCATCTGTACCGAGGCCGGGATGTTCGCCATCCGGGACGACCGCACCGAGATTCGGATGGAAGACTTCCGCAGCGCCTGGGAGAAGGTCAACGCAGAATCCGACGGCGTGGCCGACGTCTCGAAGACCTTCGCCTGA